From Syntrophorhabdaceae bacterium, a single genomic window includes:
- the ricT gene encoding regulatory iron-sulfur-containing complex subunit RicT — translation MKSCYVAIDRLTGVVELEAIGDVRIGDFVVSELDKGACLGKVITEPVETSREGLKKMTRKVTEEEVKEYKALKEKERYAFDFCRQKIQEMGLPMKLLNTEYLFGGGKLLFYFIAENRVDFRDLVKELAKEFKVRVELRQVGVRDEAKIIGGLGNCGNTVCCRRFLNNFSIVSIKMVKEQSLALNPAKISGICGRLMCCLSYEYDTYVDGKKGFPKIGKRVVVPQGEGKVVKHNTLNSTITVHLDDGKEVTLPLKDITLHPDQEKKPAPPHHPQADKKR, via the coding sequence ATGAAAAGCTGTTACGTGGCCATAGATAGACTGACAGGCGTAGTCGAGCTCGAGGCAATAGGTGATGTGCGGATCGGCGATTTTGTCGTGAGCGAGCTGGATAAGGGGGCCTGTCTCGGCAAAGTCATTACTGAACCTGTTGAGACCTCCAGGGAAGGATTAAAGAAAATGACGCGGAAGGTGACGGAGGAAGAGGTAAAGGAATATAAGGCCCTGAAGGAAAAGGAGCGTTATGCCTTCGACTTCTGCAGACAGAAGATCCAGGAAATGGGCCTCCCCATGAAGCTCCTCAACACCGAGTACCTTTTTGGCGGGGGTAAACTTCTCTTTTATTTCATAGCGGAGAACAGGGTAGACTTCAGAGACCTTGTCAAGGAACTGGCAAAAGAATTCAAGGTCAGGGTCGAATTGAGACAGGTCGGTGTGCGGGATGAGGCGAAGATTATCGGGGGATTGGGGAACTGCGGAAACACGGTCTGTTGCAGGAGGTTTTTGAATAACTTCTCTATTGTCTCCATTAAGATGGTGAAGGAGCAGAGTCTGGCGCTCAACCCCGCAAAGATTTCGGGCATATGCGGAAGGCTCATGTGCTGTCTTTCATATGAGTACGATACCTACGTCGACGGGAAGAAGGGGTTCCCCAAAATCGGCAAAAGGGTTGTGGTGCCCCAGGGGGAAGGCAAGGTCGTAAAACACAACACGCTGAATTCCACCATCACCGTTCACCTCGACGACGGCAAAGAGGTGACCCTGCCGCTCAAGGACATAACCCTTCATCCTGACCAGGAGAAGAAACCGGCGCCCCCTCATCACCCGCAAGCGGACAAAAAACGCTGA
- a CDS encoding DNA polymerase III subunit, protein MGFDRIIGHERQKRLLLAMLERKNIAHAFLFCGQDGIGKKQVAREFVNYLFCETHSACGTCRACIKLTRGSHPDLIAIEGQGSIGIDRSRMLSKEIYEYPYESDRRAIIIDSAEKLTPEAANALLKTLEEPPPFNVFFLVTSAEKEIPLTIRSRCTRIFFTPLLKEQLKQYFVQHLYTDNKPASGEQVQERHAELLADISYGSIGCGLFWNEDDNLNLRRMVAELILGGGRNFVGASLITERIAATEGGFGMYLAFLLSLFRDLLVLKHTGDRGKLVNKDVEELLSRQGPDVRWVEDRLQRIQETTRVMRYNINRWLAFENLLFQVMR, encoded by the coding sequence ATGGGATTTGACCGTATCATCGGCCATGAAAGGCAAAAGAGACTTCTCTTGGCCATGCTTGAGCGCAAGAATATCGCGCATGCCTTTCTGTTCTGCGGCCAGGACGGGATCGGAAAGAAGCAGGTTGCGCGCGAATTTGTTAACTACCTGTTCTGTGAAACCCACTCGGCCTGCGGCACATGTCGCGCCTGCATTAAGCTCACCCGCGGAAGCCATCCGGATCTCATCGCCATCGAGGGCCAGGGTTCGATCGGTATAGACCGGTCAAGGATGCTCAGTAAGGAAATCTACGAATACCCTTACGAGAGTGACAGGCGGGCCATCATTATTGATAGCGCGGAAAAACTCACCCCTGAGGCCGCTAACGCCCTCCTAAAGACCCTGGAAGAGCCGCCCCCTTTCAATGTGTTCTTTCTCGTCACCTCAGCCGAGAAGGAAATTCCTCTCACCATACGGTCACGATGCACGAGGATATTCTTCACCCCTCTTCTCAAGGAACAATTGAAACAATACTTTGTGCAACACCTGTATACCGACAATAAGCCGGCTTCCGGAGAACAGGTTCAGGAGAGACATGCTGAGCTTCTTGCCGATATTTCCTATGGAAGTATCGGATGCGGACTCTTCTGGAACGAAGACGACAATCTGAACTTGCGGCGCATGGTCGCGGAACTCATTCTCGGCGGAGGAAGGAACTTTGTCGGGGCGTCTCTCATAACAGAGAGGATTGCCGCCACCGAGGGCGGCTTCGGCATGTATCTCGCTTTCTTGCTTTCGCTCTTTCGGGACCTTCTCGTGCTCAAGCATACCGGCGATCGCGGGAAACTAGTGAATAAGGATGTGGAAGAGCTTCTGTCCCGACAGGGACCGGACGTGAGATGGGTTGAGGATAGACTTCAAAGAATTCAGGAAACCACGCGCGTTATGCGGTATAATATAAACAGGTGGCTCGCATTTGAGAACCTGTTGTTCCAGGTTATGAGGTAG
- the tmk gene encoding dTMP kinase — protein MLITFEGIEGSGKTTQIELLYNYLIGKKKKVIKTREPGGTPFGEILRKVFLHEHMEVYPLSELLVFMAMRAQHVEQLIRPALKEHKIVLCDRFVDASYAYQGYGRGIDLGIIETLNRFVTKGIRPNLTILLDCPVKEGLGRKARAASMDRFEKEDLSFHRKIRKAYEKLSKEDPKRFFVIKGTLDKNTIQMAIRKKVEELFTTYGI, from the coding sequence ATGCTGATCACGTTTGAAGGTATTGAAGGAAGCGGTAAAACCACGCAGATAGAACTCCTGTATAACTATCTGATAGGCAAAAAGAAAAAGGTCATCAAGACCCGCGAACCTGGCGGTACACCGTTCGGTGAAATATTGAGGAAAGTCTTTCTCCACGAGCATATGGAGGTTTATCCTCTTTCTGAACTTCTCGTATTCATGGCCATGAGGGCGCAACACGTGGAACAACTGATCAGACCTGCCCTCAAGGAACACAAAATCGTTCTCTGTGACCGGTTCGTCGATGCTTCATATGCATACCAGGGCTATGGCAGGGGCATCGATCTCGGTATCATTGAGACGCTCAATCGGTTCGTTACGAAAGGCATCCGACCCAATCTCACGATCCTGCTCGACTGTCCGGTAAAAGAGGGGCTCGGCAGAAAAGCGCGGGCAGCATCCATGGACAGGTTCGAAAAAGAGGACCTTTCGTTCCACAGAAAGATACGGAAGGCTTATGAGAAACTCTCTAAAGAAGATCCAAAGCGTTTCTTTGTCATCAAGGGCACGCTCGATAAAAATACCATACAGATGGCCATTAGAAAGAAAGTGGAGGAGCTTTTTACAACCTATGGGATTTGA
- the efp gene encoding elongation factor P yields MIVSTSEFRKGLRILVDNEPFVIVDFQHVKPGKGGAFVRTRLKSLVSGNVLDRTYRSGDKAEVPEMEEKAMQFLYKEDVNYHFMDQNTYDQLFIDEKSLGDAKNYLKEGMVATILFYQGRTLGVDIQNFVELRIVQAEPGVKGDTAQNATKPAVLETGYTIQVPLFVEEGDTVRIDTRTGDYMDRVLK; encoded by the coding sequence ATGATTGTCAGTACATCGGAATTCAGAAAAGGTTTGAGAATATTGGTCGACAACGAACCTTTTGTGATCGTTGATTTTCAGCATGTGAAACCAGGAAAGGGCGGAGCCTTTGTGAGAACACGTCTCAAAAGCCTCGTCTCGGGTAACGTACTTGATAGAACGTATCGTTCCGGCGACAAGGCGGAAGTCCCTGAGATGGAGGAAAAAGCCATGCAGTTCCTCTATAAGGAAGACGTCAACTACCACTTCATGGACCAGAATACCTACGACCAGCTCTTCATCGACGAAAAGAGCTTAGGCGACGCCAAGAACTATTTGAAAGAAGGCATGGTCGCAACAATCCTTTTTTACCAGGGAAGGACACTGGGCGTAGACATACAGAATTTCGTCGAGCTGCGCATTGTGCAGGCCGAGCCCGGGGTAAAGGGTGACACCGCTCAGAATGCCACGAAACCAGCGGTTCTGGAAACAGGGTACACCATACAGGTCCCCCTGTTCGTTGAAGAGGGTGATACGGTCCGCATCGATACGAGGACCGGCGATTACATGGACAGGGTTCTCAAGTAG
- a CDS encoding Xaa-Pro peptidase family protein encodes MRENRIEKVLHVIGEAGLDACVLKGMDNIFYLTGFRGSEGTLVVTKGDVILLTDFRYITHAKEATRGIQVVEVRQKQNVFLDICQKYGIQRMGFDSFHVPYNLYQLLKEMLPDVSLIPLENSIEEIRQIKEPDEINAMVNAITIATDSFTEVLERIVPGRTEKEVASDLDYAMRRLGADNAAFQTIVASGPRSALPHAEPSDRPIALGDAVIIDFGVQVNGYCSDETCTVLMGPPKEEIGAIYTIVDEARRLGLAHAKAGVAIKDLDAIVRGYIGEKGYGEFFRHGVGHGVGIAVHEAPTISSNSQGLLEENMIVTIEPGIYLPNIGGVRLEDMVLITEEGASVLTRLRKDLFII; translated from the coding sequence ATGCGAGAAAACCGGATTGAAAAAGTGCTCCACGTCATCGGGGAGGCAGGTCTCGATGCATGTGTGCTCAAGGGTATGGACAATATCTTTTACCTCACGGGGTTCAGGGGTTCCGAGGGCACGCTTGTCGTTACCAAGGGAGATGTTATCCTTCTCACCGATTTTCGCTACATTACCCACGCAAAAGAGGCAACCAGGGGTATTCAGGTCGTCGAGGTCAGACAAAAACAGAACGTCTTCCTCGATATCTGTCAGAAATACGGCATTCAGCGGATGGGCTTCGACAGTTTCCATGTGCCCTACAACCTTTACCAACTCTTAAAGGAAATGCTGCCCGATGTGTCGCTCATTCCGCTTGAAAACTCCATAGAAGAGATTAGACAGATTAAGGAACCGGATGAAATAAACGCGATGGTTAATGCAATAACGATCGCGACGGATTCGTTCACCGAAGTTTTAGAAAGGATCGTGCCCGGCAGAACGGAAAAGGAGGTCGCGAGCGACCTCGATTATGCCATGCGAAGATTGGGGGCTGATAACGCGGCATTTCAGACCATCGTGGCATCAGGGCCGCGATCGGCTCTTCCGCACGCAGAACCGTCAGACAGACCCATAGCACTGGGCGACGCGGTTATCATCGATTTCGGTGTCCAGGTAAACGGGTATTGCAGCGACGAAACATGCACGGTGCTCATGGGGCCACCTAAGGAAGAGATCGGGGCAATTTATACGATCGTCGACGAGGCGAGAAGGCTCGGGCTCGCGCACGCGAAAGCGGGGGTGGCCATAAAAGACCTTGACGCTATTGTTAGGGGATATATCGGAGAAAAAGGATACGGAGAATTTTTCCGGCACGGCGTGGGTCATGGGGTCGGCATCGCCGTCCATGAAGCCCCGACCATATCCAGTAACTCCCAAGGCCTCCTCGAGGAAAATATGATCGTCACCATAGAACCGGGTATCTACCTGCCGAATATCGGCGGGGTAAGGCTCGAAGACATGGTCCTTATTACCGAAGAAGGTGCAAGCGTCCTCACCCGTCTTCGGAAGGATCTCTTCATCATTTAG
- the yqeC gene encoding selenium cofactor biosynthesis protein YqeC, which translates to MWHIQKIDPLRHIADKKYIALVGAGGKTSLMEYLAARVASQHRKAAITTTTKIYAREPYRLLSKGSLNTATQGGVVRIGKTLENEKLTALDFEDLLELGGSFDTILIEADGAKGRPLKYPASHEPVIPPFSELVFVVAGLDGFFGPVREKVFRWELFEKEGGRTGDGIVSPDIFAMLLTNESMLKNVQKAHCLFVLNKYDALIKRESPIEVAKAIMRNTGLQMVIIASVACDLFYEVRQLTG; encoded by the coding sequence ATGTGGCATATTCAAAAGATTGACCCTTTACGCCACATCGCAGACAAGAAATATATCGCCCTGGTGGGGGCCGGGGGTAAAACTTCCCTCATGGAATATCTGGCCGCCCGGGTCGCATCGCAACACAGAAAGGCTGCGATTACGACCACGACAAAGATATACGCTCGCGAGCCGTACAGACTCCTTTCAAAAGGCTCCCTGAACACGGCCACGCAGGGCGGCGTGGTTCGGATCGGAAAGACCCTTGAAAACGAGAAACTCACCGCATTGGATTTTGAGGATCTTCTCGAACTGGGTGGGAGCTTCGATACGATTCTCATAGAAGCAGACGGGGCAAAAGGCAGACCTCTTAAATACCCTGCCTCCCATGAACCCGTGATACCACCTTTCTCCGAATTGGTTTTCGTGGTAGCCGGTCTTGACGGTTTCTTTGGCCCCGTGCGGGAGAAGGTCTTCAGGTGGGAACTGTTCGAGAAAGAAGGCGGGAGGACGGGGGACGGGATAGTCTCGCCGGATATCTTTGCGATGCTTCTCACAAACGAGAGCATGCTTAAGAACGTGCAAAAAGCACATTGCCTCTTCGTGCTCAATAAGTACGACGCCTTGATTAAGCGAGAAAGCCCCATCGAGGTGGCCAAAGCCATCATGAGGAATACAGGTCTTCAAATGGTTATCATCGCCAGTGTGGCCTGCGATCTCTTCTACGAAGTGCGGCAGCTCACGGGGTAG
- a CDS encoding DUF2007 domain-containing protein: protein MSPSNKWVKIHTIESIFEMDMIKDALEKENIACSIKEHKDTAYDGLFILQKGYATLFVEEENKKRVLEIVERIKRLPYVAYSKD from the coding sequence ATGAGTCCGTCAAATAAATGGGTAAAGATTCATACCATCGAGAGCATCTTTGAAATGGACATGATCAAAGATGCTCTCGAAAAAGAGAACATAGCCTGTAGCATCAAAGAACACAAGGATACCGCCTATGACGGCCTTTTTATTCTCCAAAAAGGCTACGCGACGCTCTTCGTGGAAGAAGAGAACAAAAAGCGGGTTCTTGAAATAGTCGAACGTATCAAACGCCTTCCCTATGTGGCATATTCAAAAGATTGA
- the folE2 gene encoding GTP cyclohydrolase FolE2, with amino-acid sequence MSDKAKMADVQSMPDDREIEIDKVGVKNVKYPIIVLDKANGTQHTIATIDMYVNLPHHYRGTHMSRFVEILHENKNMINMKNFPDILKELKRRLDAESAYIIVKFPYFIKKEAPVSKTQSYMEYECGFWGSMDNQDVMKEFVVSVSVPINTLCPCSKEISKYGAHNQRGVVKTNLRAKRLFWIEDIINTIEKCASSDIYSILKREDEKFITEKAYENPKFVEDVVRDIADTFSKDTNIEWFAVEAENFESIHNHSAYAYLERNNKGGSV; translated from the coding sequence ATGAGCGATAAAGCAAAGATGGCCGACGTGCAGAGCATGCCTGACGATCGGGAAATCGAGATCGATAAGGTGGGGGTCAAGAACGTAAAATATCCGATCATCGTGCTCGACAAGGCAAACGGTACCCAGCACACTATTGCGACCATCGATATGTACGTCAACCTTCCGCATCATTACAGAGGGACTCATATGAGCAGATTCGTTGAGATCCTCCACGAGAACAAGAACATGATCAACATGAAGAATTTCCCCGATATTTTGAAAGAGCTGAAAAGAAGACTGGATGCGGAATCGGCTTACATAATCGTCAAATTCCCCTATTTCATCAAGAAGGAAGCCCCCGTATCAAAAACCCAGAGCTATATGGAATATGAGTGCGGATTCTGGGGCTCCATGGATAATCAAGACGTTATGAAGGAATTTGTTGTCTCCGTGTCGGTGCCTATCAACACGCTGTGTCCCTGCTCCAAAGAAATAAGCAAGTATGGAGCGCATAACCAGCGTGGCGTGGTGAAAACAAACCTGAGGGCTAAGCGGCTCTTCTGGATAGAAGATATAATAAATACTATAGAAAAATGTGCCAGTAGTGATATATACTCTATTCTCAAAAGGGAAGATGAAAAGTTCATCACGGAAAAGGCCTACGAAAACCCTAAATTCGTCGAGGACGTCGTGAGGGACATAGCCGATACGTTTTCAAAAGATACGAATATCGAGTGGTTCGCCGTTGAGGCCGAAAATTTTGAGAGTATCCATAACCACAGCGCCTATGCGTATCTTGAAAGAAATAACAAGGGAGGGAGTGTATGA
- a CDS encoding 6-carboxytetrahydropterin synthase, translating into MFTLCVKDSFAAAHRLVGYKGQCEELHGHNFLVEAFFSGETLGADGLLIDFKILKDNLRQVLALLDHKYLNEIPFFSEKASSAEYIAMYIHGQMEKKIKTTGVSLKEVRVWESDKAYAAYER; encoded by the coding sequence ATGTTTACCCTATGTGTTAAGGATAGCTTCGCGGCCGCGCACAGGCTCGTGGGGTACAAAGGACAGTGCGAGGAACTCCACGGCCATAATTTCCTTGTCGAGGCTTTCTTCTCGGGAGAGACGCTCGGCGCGGACGGGCTGCTCATCGATTTCAAAATTCTCAAGGATAACTTACGACAGGTGCTCGCTCTACTCGATCATAAGTATCTCAACGAGATACCTTTCTTTTCCGAGAAGGCAAGCTCAGCAGAATATATCGCCATGTACATACACGGACAGATGGAAAAAAAGATCAAGACAACCGGCGTCTCACTCAAAGAGGTACGGGTCTGGGAATCGGACAAGGCGTATGCCGCTTATGAGCGATAA